GAGAATCGCTTGTGCGATCCCTACCCTTTGCAACATCCCTTTGGAGTATTGACGAAGTTTTTTATCTCGAGCCTCGAACAGATCGACCCGTTTCAAGGCCTCATGGGCGCGGTCGATAAAATCTTTCTCGGAGTCCTGTACGAGATTCCAATGCAGACGAAGAAACTCCATCCCGCTCAAAAATTCGTACAAATAGGGGCGCTCTGGCAAATAGCCAATACGTCGTTTGGCATCGAGGTCCAGGGGTTTACCGAAAAAGAGGATTTCCCCGGAGTCTGGCCGCATGAAATCAAGCATGCACTTAATTGAAGTTGTTTTCCCGGAGCCATTGCTTCCAACAAAACCTGTGGTCTCGCCGGAGGGGAGGGAAAAGGTTACGTCCTTCAGAACATGGCGGGGCTTTTCAAACAACCCGCCAGGAAATGTTTTATTTAACTTCTTCACTTCTAGAATAGCCATGAAGCTATTTTAGACAGATTCGATAGATTTTCAAATAAAGACTTCTGTAGCCCTCAAAGGCTGGACATCGCTTTGACCTGTTCTTGCTTTTCTAAGGGCTAGAACAAAGGCTTCAGCGGCATCACTTTCGGTCAAGCACGGAATGCTATAGTCCGTACATGCCCGACGGATATCGAAACTTGCTTCGATCGCACGACGGCCGGCTGTCGTATTGATAACCAAACTGACATGACCTGAGCGAATTCTATCCACACAGTGAGGACGGCCTTCATCGACTTTACGAAGCGCCAGACATTGAACGCCTTTCTGATTAAAGTAGGCGGCTGTCCCTGACGTTGCTGAAATCGTGTAGCCCATCTTCACCAAAATACGGGCCAAGCCAAGCAAGCTCTCTTTATCTTTATCACGCAAGGAGAAGAAGACTTCGCCTTTTTGCGGAAGAGAAACATTGCTCGAAATAAAGGCTTTCATAAGAGCTTCGGCATAGTCATTACCACGCCCCATGCTCTCGCCCGTCGATTTCATTTCTGGACCAAGAATAGAATCGGCCTCTGGGAATTTCTTGAATGGGAAGACAACACCCTTCACAGAAACCGTCGAAGTGTCTCGCCATTGGAGATTCTCAAGTTTCAACTGTGATTTGGTCACTCCACAGACGGCAGCAACACCCAAGTCAATCAACGGAATGCCCGTCGCTTTTGCAATAAACGGAACCGAACGGGAACTACGCGGATTGGCTTCTAGAACGTAGATCAAATCGTTTTTAATCGCCAACTGCAGATTCAGATGGCCGATGACTTTCAAGCGTTCAGCGAGCTGAATACTTAAGAGCTCAATGCGCTCACACGTAGACTCTTTCAAACGCTGTGGAGGCAAAACCCCCATACTATCGCCAGAGTGTACGCCGGCCGCTTCGATATGTTCAACGATGCCGCCGATCAGAGTCCAATCCAGGCCACGAACCAAGTCCACGTCCACTTCAAGAGCTCCAACCAAGAACTGATCAATCAGGCAAGGACGCTCAGCGGAGATAAAGTCACGATGACGTTCAAAGTAGCTTTGCAGCTCTTCACGATTCTCAACTACTTCCATGCGACGACCACCAAGAACATAGCTTGGGCGAAGAATCATCGGATAGCCGACAAGAGTTTCTTTTGCCAGGGCCTCGTCGAGGTTTGCTGCCATTGCCGAATTTGGAATTTTCAAATCAAGTTCGCGGCAGATTTTGCTGAAAAGACCGCGGTCTTCAGCCAACTCAATGGTCTCGAGGTTTGAACCCAAGACTGTGAAACCGGCCTTTTGCAGCTCCGGCGCCAAGTTGATTGGAGTTTGACCACCCAACTGAGTGACAAAGCCCATGGGCTTCGCGTAGCGCATAATCTCGATCAAGCTCTCCGCAGTGAGAGGTTCGAAGAACAAAACGTCCGAAGTATCGTAGTCTGTCGACACAGTCTCAGGATTCGAATTCACCATGATGACCGGATAGCCGGCTTTTTGGAATGCCTTCACCCCACGAACACAAGAGTAATCGAACTCAATCCCCTGCCCGATGCGATTTGGCCCGCTACCGATAAGTACAACCGGATTTTTGCCTTTCAAAGGCACGCTCTTATTGAACCAGTAGGAAGAGTAAAAATAAGGTGTTGAAGATTCAAACTCGCCTGCGCAAGTATCCACCTGCTGGAAGCGAGGATGAAGATCGTGCTTATCACGCAGATCGCGAAGATCTTGCTCTGTTTTGCCAACAAGAGCCGCTAAACGCGCGTCACTAAAACCTTTGCGTTTTGCTTCAAGCAAGAGGTCTTTATTTGCAGGACTGAATTCGGTTTTAAATTTCTTTTCAAACAACACCAACGCTTCGATTTGTTCGAGGAACCAAGGGTTGATCTGAGTCAAATCCTGCACTTCAGCGACCGTCTTACCTTCACGGAAGCTCTGGAAGAGATGATAAATACGCTGACTGTTCGGATAAGAAAGTTTATCGATAGAAAGAGTCACATCAGGGACGCCCTGCGGAGTTTTCTCCATCGAGCAAAGAGCCTTCATCAAAGACTCTTGTAAAGTGCGGCCGATCCCCATGACTTCGCCGACGCTCTTCATTTGTGTATTCAAAGTATCTTTTGAGCCAGGGAACTTCTCGAAAGCAAAGCGAGGAATCTTAGTAACAACGTAATCCAACGCCGGCTCATAGCAAGAAGGCGTCGTCTTTGTGATATCGTTGCGGATCTCATCTAAGCGGTAGCCAATTGCCAACATCGCTGCAATCTTGGCAATCGGAAAGCCCGTTGCTTTACTCGCAAGCGCAGAAGAGCGACTCACGCGCGGATTCATTTCAATCACCACGCGTTCACCCGTCGTCGGATGAGTCGCGAATTGAATATTCGCGCCACCTGTCGCCAGACCGACTTCATTGATGATTTTGTAAGCTTCATCACGCATGGATTGATATTCTTGATCGCTCAACGTCTGCTGAGGTGCTACGGTGATGCTGTCACCCGTGTGAACTCCACATGGATCCAGATTTTCAATCGTACAAACAACAACGAAAGAGCCCGCAGCATCGCGCATGACTTCAAGTTCATACTCTTTCCAACCGAGAATGCTTTCTTCAACAAGAACTTCCGATGTGGGACTTTCATGGAGAGCGCCTACCAACATTTTTTGGTAAGCTTCAGGCGTGTAAGCGATACCGCCGCCGCCCCCACCCAATGTGTAGTTCGGACGCAAAATGAGAGGGTAACCGAGCTCATCAGCTACCTGCTGACCTTGCTCGTAAGTGCGAACCATGTGGCTCTTTGGATACTTCGCACCGACTTTGTCGAGGATGCCGCGGAAAATTTCGCGGTCTTCGGCAGCTTCAATCACCGTCGGAGTCGCACCCAAAAGTTCTACTTTGTACTTTTCAAGAATTCCCTGCTTGTGCAACGCAAGCGCAAGATTCAAGGCAGTTTGACCACCAAGAGTCGGGATCACCGCATCCGGCTTTTCTTTAGCGATAATTTTTTCGAGGAAATCGACTTTAAGTGGTTCAACATAAACACGTGTTGCCACTTCGGGGTCTGTCATGATCGTCGCAGGGTTCGAGTTCACCAGGATGACTTCGAGTCCTTCTTTCATGAGCGCCTTACAGGCTTGGGTTCCGGAATAGTCAAATTCACAGGCTTGGCCGATAACAATGGGGCCGCTACCGATAATCAAGACTCTTTTAATATCAGCTCTGCGAGGCAAGGAAGACTCCTATGGTGCTTGCGAGCTCTACAAACCTAGCTTTCCGTCGTTGGTGTAAATCATCTCCGGGTTCACGTGTCTGTACTGCTCGTATTTAAAACGCATTTTAATCAGGCGAAGCATCATCACATCCGGATCCAAATCCGGATCCTTACGGTGACGCTTCACTTCGTCCAGAATGAACTTTTTCGCCAGTTCTGGATGAAAGCAAAATCCACGGGTGAATATAAAAGTATCCCCGTGCGGGATCAGGCGGGCCTCAAAGAGCTCTTCTTCGGCAAATCCAAAAATCCATGGAGAGGATTTCACGACAAGCTTCTTATTTGCCAAAAGATCTTTGATGTAAACGTCGCTGCCCTTGATCTTAATAAATTCAAAAATAGAATGACGGTTTTGTTTCAAAACCTCGAGCTGCTGCACCTCTTCCGGAGAAAAACGCAACTCACGCTCGAGCATGCAGGCTTCTAAGGGAGTTTGCCCATAGCCGCTGAGCTCGCGAGTAAAGAAATACCAGTCATAGAATTGCGACATGCGCAGTTCATAATACTCTGAATGCTCATCCAAAGTGCCGGAGTTCTCGAAGAATTCCTTTTTGGCACGAGCCAATTCGATTTTGAACATATCCCCAGCAAAGTGGTTGAGGATTTTTTCTATGAGCTTTTCGTACTCGTTCATAAAACTTTCTCTATAAAAAACTTAAACAAGTTCTTGGCCTCGTGAGGCCCAGGACATGCTTCAGGATGGTACTGAATTCCAAGATATTTCTTCTCAGGATTATAGAACCCCGCCACCGTTCCATCATTCAAATTTATCTGGGTGACGCGGGCCTCAACCGGCAAAGTTTTCGGATCCACGGCATAACCGTGGTTTTGGCTCGTTACGTAGATCTGCTCCAGGAGGTCATCCTTAATCGGATGGTTGGCCCCACGGTGACCGAACTTCAATTTATAGGTTTTAGCCCCCAAAGCGAGCGACAAAACCTGATGACCCATGCAAATCCCGAAAACCGGCTTTTTGCCAATCAAATCTCGAATGGTCTGTGGCGCCACCTGCACGTCCGCAGGATCCCCAGGGCCGTTTGTCAGCATCACAAAATCAGGATTTGTAGAGAGAACTTCCTGTGTCGTAGCACGGCTCGGATAAATCGTGAGCTCCGAACAGTATTTCTGCAACTCACGCAAAATGTTCTCTTTGGAGCCAAAATCTAAGACAGCCACTTTGGGTCCGCCCAAGAAATCGCCACGGCGAGTTTCTTTAGTTTTGCGGCTCGCAAGATAAACCCAGTCTTTGTCGAGTTTTTTCTTTTCAGCAATCAGAGCGGACGCCTTTTTCTTAGCATCTGCTTCATTCTCGGCCTGAACAAGGGCGCCCCAAGGGGTTCCTCCTGAACGAAGGCGCAAAACCAGTTCGCGCGTATCGAGCTCAGAAACTGCTGGAATGCCATTTTCATTGAGACGTTGAATCCAAGTTTTATCGCGGCCAGATTCTTGAAGCTGGAGAGCGATAAAGCCTTCGATCCACAACCGGCCTGACTCCCAAACTTGGTTATCAACACCGTAGTTCCCCATCATCGGAGCGGTCATCACCACAATCTGGCTGAAGTAAGATGGATCTGTGGCAATCTCCTCATACCCAGAGTGAGAAGTATTAAAGACAACCTCTCCCGCGCGGTCTTCACCACCGTGCCATTTTCCAAAATAAACTTCACCAGTTTCTAAAACGAGAAAAGCTTTTTTCATGACACCACCTTTTGGGACAAAACATTTGCAAGCAAAGCCTGGCGCACATAAGTGCCCCATTTTACCTGCTCGAGAATCTTACAGCGCGGATCCTGATTCACATCGAGATCTAATTCTACTCCGTAGTTGACCGGGCCTGGATGCATGACCAAGCCATCGGACTTCCAGGATTTTAGCTTTTGCAAATTCAAACCAAACTGTTCGCGATAACTTGCCACAGAGAACTTCTCGACGTGACGTTCGTGTTGCACTCTCAAGGCCATGATAGACGTAGCCCACGAAAGGCCTTCGTCTAAGCGAGAGAAATACTTACCTTGATAGCCTTCAGGCAAAAACTCTTTTGGCCCACAAACAGCGATTTCATAACCGAGAATCTTCGCAAGCTGAAAGTGAGAGCCGATCACACGGCTATGCTTCACATCACCAATCACGAGCAGCTTTTCTTTTGTAAAATCGCGGCCGTTAGCTTTCAAGGTCATCGCATCTAGCAAAGCTTGAGTTGGATGAGCCTTCTTGCCCCAACCTGCATTCAAAATCGGCATTTTGATCTTCTTTTGCAGATCATAGAGATCGACATCGTCCCCGCAGCGAATAATAACTGCAGCGGGCTCCATCGCCGCGATATTGAGAACCGTGTCCTCAATACTTTCACCTTTTTCCAAACTTGTGCCCGCAGCACCGTCTAACAACAGCGGATGGACTCCTAAGCGTCCTGCCGCGGCTTCGAAGCTGAAACGCGTGCGAGTGCTGGGCTCAAAAAATAACAACGCCGCGGTTTTCGCGGCGAAATTTTGAGAGCCCGGGTGCTTGGAAAACTCCAAGGCCGAGAGAAAAATAGACTCAATTTTTGGAAAATCTAGATTTGAAATTTCAATCAGTGCCGAGGAAGAATAAGACATCTGAGATAAGAGAATATTGGCTGGGCCTAGAGTGTGTCAATGGCCGTGAGACTAATGCACGCCAGAAAAAACGCGTTGCCAACGCACGCTCGGATACCGATCACCGCCCCAACGTTTTTGCCAGTCTAAAGAAAGCCAAACAAAGAGGACTTTGCCATAAATTTGACCAGTTGGCACAGTGCCCCAGTAGCGGGAATCATCGCTCGCATCACGATTATCGCCCAAAAGAAAGATTTCTCCAGGCGGAACCACCAGGGGGCCGAAATTCTGCTCTTCACGATTTCTTTGGAAAATCACTCGGCGAAAAGTGCCAAGATCACGTTCAACATAGATATCAAACGCTTCTGGATTTGGGTTGTCTTCGGGACGGGGCGGATTCTCGATTTCGTAATCGAGCGGAGTTTCGTTAATCACCAGTTTGCCATTCGTGATTTGGATTTTATCTCCTGGCAGACCGATCACGCGCTTCACATAGCTCGTATCCGGCTGATTAGGATATGAAAACACCACCAAGTCGCCTCTTTCCGGCGTTTTTTCATTCAGAGCAGAGCTCGCCCAGGGAAAACGGAAACCGTAGGCAAGACGATAAGAAAAAATAAAATCGCCAGCTTTAAGGGTGGGCTGCATAGAGCCCGTCGGTACTTTGTAAGCAGTCATGATGAAGCTTCTGACAAAAAGTGCCAGCAATACCGAAATCAGAATTGTTACGAGGTAGTCCTTCCATTGACCGCTCAACATGGGACTATTGTACTGAATTAAATAGCCTTTGCCAGCGAATTTGTCTCGGGTCGCAAATATATGAGACGGAAGTGAGGGTGTTTTCGCAGCTCAACCAGATAATAGAAGCTGGACCTACGAGATATTTTTCAGGCACAAAGCCCCAGACGCGACCGTCACTCGACTGATCACGATTGTCGCCCATAAAGAAATACTCATGGTCTGGAACTTTATACTCTTTACTTTCACTACTTGCTGTTGGTGATCCATAGAAGCGCACAACATGCTTTTGTTCGCCGACAGACTCGACGTAATATCTAAAGCCGTCGTCATCAAGCGGCGCATGCTCTTTGAGCGTCCACTCTTCACCATTCACAGTGATTTTCCCGCTCCCTTGCACGACGACAGTATCTCCAGGCAGGCCGATCAAACGCTTGATATAGAAAACATCCGGATTTTCTGGGTAACGGAAGACAAGGACCTCTCCACGTTTTGGCGTTCGCCAGCGCGCCAGCCAGTAGTCAGAAAATGGAATCTTGAGGCCTAAAGAGTATTTTTTAACGAAGATATGATCGTGAACCAGTAGGTTGGGAATCATGCTTCCCGAGGGAATCACAAACGGTTCAATAATAATCCAGCGAATCCCGAACACAACAAGCAGAGGTAAAAGAAAAGTCCCTATGGCCTGAGGCCAAGTTCCTTTAAGACTTTTCTTTGCTTGATCCATGGTTCACTCGACTCGCTATTGCGATTAATTTACAGAGTGGAAGAAACGTCCCCAACGAATCGTCAGAGGGTTGCACAGGACTGGCACCATCGGAATGGTCTCTTCACAGCTGAGCCAAATAAACATCGCACGTCCGAGGATGTTTTGCTCTGGCAAAAAGCCCCAGACGCGGCTGTCGGCAGAGTTATTACGATTATCTCCCATTACAAACAGCTGACCATCAGGAACGGTCACAGGGCCATAGCTTTCGTAGACATCGCCACGGCGAAGAAGAATGCTGTGGTCTTTTGAACCGAGAGCTTCAGTGAAGAAAACATAGTTGTTCTTGTCGTCACCGAGGTTGCCGTCACGCTGGAAATCCGCATCGCGAAGCCAGTTGAAATCATCTTGGCTGACCGGAACTTTCTTCTCTTGAGGTTTATCATTAATGAACAAAGTACCGTTTTCGTAATAAATCTTATCACCTGGCTCACCGACCACGCGCTTAATGAAGAACGTGCTCATGTCTTTAGGATATTTGAAAACGATCACTTCACCGCGTTTTGGCGTCCCGAACTTGATCAACCAGTTTTCGCTAAAAGGAACACGGATACCGTAAACGAGCTTGTTCACGAAGATATGATCGTGGATCAACAAAGATGGCAGCATAGAGCCAGATGGAATCACATAAGCTTCAATGAAGCCCCAACGGATGAACAAGGCGATGAAAACGGCCAAAAAGAGCGAGCCCCATCCATCTGTCCAAAAGTGCTTCGTACGGAAATCCCAGCTGTTTTTATTTTCGCCGCTCATGCTTTAGTCCTCAACCTTCAAAATGGCCAAAAAGGCTTCTTGAGGCACATCGACAGTACCGATCTGCTTCATGCGCTTCTTACCTTCTTTTTGCTTCTCGAGAAGCTTACGCTTACGAGAAATATCACCACCATAACACTTCGCCGTCACGTCTTTTCTGAGGGCCCCGAGGGTCTCACGCGCGACGATCTTAGCACCAATCGCTGCTTGAATAGCGACTTGGTATTGTTGTCGTGGGATCAATTCTTTCATCTTCTCAGCCAAAGCACGACCGCGAGTCACTGCCTTAGACCGATGGATGATCAAAGAAAGCGCGTCAATCGGCTCGCCGTTGATCAAAATATCCATCTTCACAAGGTCAGCCTCTTCGAAATCCATGAATTCATATTCCAAGGAAGCATAACCCTTGGAGATGGACTTCAAACGGTCATAGAAATCCATCACCATCTCATTCATCGGAAGTTTGTATTCGATGATGACCTTGGTTTCATTCACGTAGTCCATTTTTTGCTGAATGCCACGTTTGTCTTCGCACAATTTCAGGATGCCACCGATATACTCCGTCGGAGTATGGACAGTCACCTTCACGAAGGGCTCTTCGAACTTGGCAATCGCTGTTTCTGCCGGCATTTGCGATGGGTTCTCGAGCATCATTGTCGTGCCGTCGGTTTTTGTGATTCTGTACACAACCGTTGGCGCCGTCGTGATGAGATCGAGATTAAACTCACGTTCGAGACGCTCTTGCACGATCTCCATATGCAGAAGACCCAAGAAACCGCAGCGGTAACCGAAGCCCAAGGCCATGGATTTTTCTACTTCGAATGTCAAAGACGAGTCGTTCAAGCAGAGCTTATCCAAAGCATCGCGCAAGCTTTCGTACTCCGAAGCTACGACAGGAAAGATCCCCGCGAAAACCATGGGCTTGATTTTTTGGAAACCAGGCAATGGCTCTAAAGCACCATGCTTTGCCGCCGTCACAGTATCGCCGACTTTGACGTCGCGAATATCTTTGATACCACAGATGATAAAACCCACTTCACCGGCCTCAAGCACGTCGAGCATATCGGGGAATGGAGTGTATTTACCCATACGCAAAACTTCATAGTCACGGTCTGTGGCCATGAACTTAATGCGGTCGCCTTTTTTGATCACGCCGTCGACCATGCGGACCAGGACGACAACGCCTTGGTAAGCGTCGAACCAAGAGTCAAAGATCAACGCACGTGGCGTTTTGCTGCGGTCAGCGTCTGGTGGCGGAACTTTTTGAACGATCGACTCGAGAATATCAGTGATACCGATTTTCTCTTTTGCCGATGCGTGAATGATATCCGTACAGTCCAAACCAACAGTGTCTTCGATTTGCTTCTTTACTCCTTCTGGATCCGCAGAAGGAAGATCGATTTTATTTAATACAGGAATGATCTCGAGATCATTTTCGATCGCAAGATAAACGTTCGCCAAAGTTTGAGCCTCAACACCTTGAGCGGCATCGACCACAAGGATCGCGCCTTCACAAGCGGCAAGGGAACGCGAAACTTCATAAGAGAAATCCACGTGCCCCGGTGTATCGATCAAGTTGATCTGATACGTGTTGCCGTCTTTGGATTTAAACTTCAGACAAACGGTCTGAGCTTTAATGGTGATCCCGCGTTCGCGTTCGAGTTCCATGTTATCCAGGAACTGATCTTTCTTTTCACGGTCAGAAAGCGCTCCCGTCGCTTGAAGAAGCCCATCTGCTAGAGTGGACTTCCCGTGGTCGATGTGGGCGATGATAGAGAAATTTCGAATAAACTTGGGATCCATTAAATTCCAGTTCCGCCCGCGAGGGCCGAAGAGTTCCCTCCCTCAAGGGGAAGGATTAAGCCAAACCTTTGACAGCTTCTTTGAGTTGATCAACCTTGTTCAGTTTTTCCCAAGTGAAGCCTTCTTCGTTACGGCCGAAGTGACCGTACGCCGAAGTCGCGCTGTAGATGGGGCGAAGAAGATCGAATTCTTTCGTGATTCTTGCAGGACGCAAGTCCCACACTTTACGAACCGCTTTTTCCAAAACTTCTGCACCGACTTTGCTTGTGCCGTAGTCATTCACAGTGATGCTCACTGGTTCAGCCACGCCGATTGCGTAAGCAACTTGGATCAAGCAACGGTCCGCAAGGCCCGCACCGACGATATTCTTAGCGATGTGGCGAGCTGCATAGGCTGCAGAACGGTCCACTTTTGAAGGATCTTTACCAGAGAATGCGCCACCACCGTGAGCACCGTGACCACCATAGGTATCAACGATGATTTTACGGCCCGTCAAACCGGCGTCACCCATAGGACCACCCGTTACGAAACGGCCGGTTGGGTTCACGTGGAACTTAGTGTTGTTGTCGATCCATTTTGAAGGAATATGCTTTTTGATAAGTTCGTTCACAACGAATTCTTTGATCGTTGCATTGTTCACGTCTTCAGCGTGCTGAGTAGAAATAACGATGGTGTCGATACGCTTTGCAAGACCGTTTTCATACTGAACCGTGACCTGTGACTTAGCGTCTGGGCGAAGCCAGTTCACTTTGTTTGCTTTTCTCAAAGCTGCCAACTCACGCACGAGAGTGTGTGACATCGCGATTGAAAGTGGCATCAACTCAGGAGTTTCATTCACAGCGTAACCGAACATCAAGCCTTGGTCGCCCGCGCCTTGATCATCGCTCAAAGTTTCTTTCACGCCGACAGCGATGTCTGGGCTCTGTTGGCCAACTGCAACCATCACGCCGCAAGTTTTGTAGTCGAAGCCTTTGTCAGTGTCATCGTAACCGATGCGCTTAACAACGTTACGAGCCACTTCTGCGAAATTCACTTTCGCGCCCGTCGAGATTTCACCAGCAACAACAACTAAGCCGGTCGTCAGCAAAGTTTCACAAGCAACGCGCCCTTTTGGGTCTTGAGCCAGGATAGCATCTAAGATGCCATCACTGATTTGATCCGCCATTTTATCTGGGTGGCCTTCAGAAACAGATTCGCTTGTAAAAAGATAGTTTTTCAATTTCGTGTCCTCGTTTGGTAAGCCGACGTAACCATTCTTGTGCTTTGGCCGCCGTGTTGACGATTCTATGACTTTTCCTGTAACGGCGCAAATTAACGCAAACCGAGGTAGGGGTCAATAAAAAGCCCCCGGTTTTTAAGGCCGGGGGCTCCAAAGATTTGCTCTATTTTTAAAGACTTAGCCCGCCTTTTTGGCAGTCTTCGCCTCAAACTCCAAACGAGAGTTTAATTGATCCATTTTACCCTCGCGGCTGAGTTCAGGCTTCTTATGGTGCTGCATGATTTTGCGGGTTTTTAAGAACTGCTTTTCAAGCTTTTCCACAACCAAGTCCACCGCCGTATAAGCGTCCATA
The sequence above is drawn from the Bdellovibrionales bacterium genome and encodes:
- a CDS encoding methionine adenosyltransferase, encoding MKNYLFTSESVSEGHPDKMADQISDGILDAILAQDPKGRVACETLLTTGLVVVAGEISTGAKVNFAEVARNVVKRIGYDDTDKGFDYKTCGVMVAVGQQSPDIAVGVKETLSDDQGAGDQGLMFGYAVNETPELMPLSIAMSHTLVRELAALRKANKVNWLRPDAKSQVTVQYENGLAKRIDTIVISTQHAEDVNNATIKEFVVNELIKKHIPSKWIDNNTKFHVNPTGRFVTGGPMGDAGLTGRKIIVDTYGGHGAHGGGAFSGKDPSKVDRSAAYAARHIAKNIVGAGLADRCLIQVAYAIGVAEPVSITVNDYGTSKVGAEVLEKAVRKVWDLRPARITKEFDLLRPIYSATSAYGHFGRNEEGFTWEKLNKVDQLKEAVKGLA